CTTCCAGAATGGCGAGCGGCAGGTCACCCAAACCAATGTACCGGTGTCGCTGCAATGGGATCTCTGGGATATCAATGCTGACGGCACGAGAAAGACGAAGACGCCTCGACTCGTCGTTACTCTTCCTGCCCGCCTTCCTCCCGGACCAACCAGCATTACCATCAGCGGCTCCTCCCGGTCGGTGCCGCTGTCGATTCCGGCGAGTGAGTTTGCCGTCATCGGCAAGCCGATCATGGTTGCGGAACAAACCGCCAAAATCAGAGCGAAGAACTATGCCGCAGCTGTCGGCACGATTGCCGTGGACAAGTACATTCAGGACGGTCAAGAGAGGACCAGTCTTTCGGTTGCACCCGAAGGCAGGCTGTACATCGCCTTGGGAGGACTCGACAAAGTCTGCAAACCGATGAATTTCAAAGCTTTGATAAAAGATAACCCACTGCGTTTCTCGTACGGGGACGTCAGCATTATCAATACGCAAGGATTCCTCATCGAAGACCTGGGCCCTGAAACCAGCGATCACTTCACGCCTCGCTCCAATGCCGGCTACCCCAACAAAAGCGACAGATTCGACTATTGGCGTCACTCGTTTGTCGATTATTGCGCGGAGCATCAAGTGCACGGCCTGAAAGAAATCGATCCGGCAGACCCCTATTGGCACTTGGACGGCACTCCACATGTCGATTACGCCACGCTCATTTTCGTGATCGCCGCGCATAAAGACGACAGCTCGACCCCGCCAGTCGGCCCGACCATTTTGAATCTCAAGGTCGAAACCGAAGTCGATGGTGAGCATGGCGACTGGGAAGATGCAGATTTCACGTATCCGTAACCTCGTCTTTTTTCCTACCTCTCTTTTCAGCTCATGCCACGCGCGTGTAGAGACTTTTTGCTGCTTCTCCTGGGAGCAGCGCTCTACACCATCGCCGCCCCTCCTTTCGATTGGAGCCTCGCCGGTTGGTTTGCGCTTACGCCGGTGTTTCTTGTAGCAGCGGACAAATCGGCGTCATCCGCGTTCGTTGTCGGCCTTGTCTATGGCGTGCTGTTCTGCGTGGGGATGGCCTACTGGGTGTATTTTGCCGTGGTCTCTTTTTTCCCATTGGGGGTTCCGCTCAGTCTCCTGGGGACGGCGCTTGCCTATCTCTTCTTCATCGCCTTGTACTGCGGCGTAGCGATTGCCGGGGCCGCGCTGCTTCTTCGCTATGCGCCTCCTCTGCTACGAGAGATAGGCATTCCTGCCTTATGGGTCAGCGCGGAGTTTGCGCGCACCTCTTTATTCTCCGGTTTTTCGTGGGAGCTGCTCGGCTACACGCAATACCACCAGCTTCAACTCATTCAGATCGCCGACCTGACCGGCGTCTACGGATTGTCTTTCCTCATGGCAGCCTGCGGGTATGTCACAGCGGAAGCCATCAGAGCCCTCAAAGCCCCTCGTTCTCTTGCTCCAGCCTCTCGGCTTCCGGCCACCATGCCGCGTTTCCCTTGGCGCGCCGGTCTTGGTCTTGTCGGGCTTCTGCTGTTGACAGTGATCTACGGAAGTCTGCGTGTCCGCCAGTACGCACAAGAACCAGGACCAACACCACTGACCGTGGCATTGATCGAGCACCCAGTTCCGCCCAACCAGCGTTGGAACCGGGAGCATTCCACACAGGTATTGGAGCAGTATCTCACGGCCACGCGGCAGGCGCTCGCCGGTCTCACCCCTCACCTGATCGTGTGGCCCGAGTTTGCCGTGGACTTCTATCTCGCGCATGAGCCTCGGGTACGCGCACAGATCGGGGGCGTGCTCAGCGAGCTACGCGCCCCCCTCCTCGTCGGTGCCCCACGGCTAGACAGGACGAAAGAGAGTATTCGCTATTACAATTCCGCCTATCTCGTCGCGCCAGGCGGCGACATTCTCGCGGACTACGACAAGCAACAGCTCCTCCCGTTTGCGGAATATCGTCCGTTCGGTCTCTCCGGCTTGCTTCCCCACAGTCAAGAAAGTCCCAGCGAATTTTCGCCGGGGGTACGCTCGACCGTTTTTCCCTTATCGCCAGCACCTTTCGGCGTGATGATTTGCTACGAAGTGACATATCCGAGCCTCGCCCGCCAACTTGCGCGAGAGGGTGCGCAATTCCTCGTCAACATTTCCAACGACGCTTGGCTCGCCTCGGCAGGGAATGCCGCCTTGGCACAGCATTTCTCCATGGCGGTGTTTCGCGCCGTAGAAAATCGCCGCCCGCTCGTCCGCCTCGCTGCCGCCGGCGAGTCGGGCTTTATCGACGCGTCCGGTCATATTCGGCAACGGGCTTCCTTTGCGGACGGCCTGCTGCTTGGGCAGGTTGTACCTCACACAGCGCAAACCGTGTATACTCGCCACGGAGATTGGTTTGCGACCTGTTGTGTCGGACTCGCCGGCGTGTCTCTCTTCAGCACCCGTCTGCGGTCTCGCGATACACGGTCATGATACACAAGTCCATGGATCAACCTCGGTGGAGAACTATTACCGCTGCGCTCTTGGCGAGTGTCGTGCTCGGCTTGGCGCTGACGTGCACTGTTACGAGCATCAGATGGGTGGGCACCTCCTTTCCAGGATTTTTCATCATGGCGAATGGGGTGATCGCCTCGGTGAGTCTCCCATACTGGTCCAGCGCGCAATTTCATTCCATCTACCAGCACGCCGTCACCGCGATTAATAATCAACCGATACACGACAGCCAAGAGTTCTACGCTACGGTTCGCCAGCTCCCGCCAGACAGTCCAATCACCTACACTATCGAGAAAGACGGGTCCGTTTCCCAGGTCACGCTCCCTTCGCAAATCTTCACCCGTGAAGACTACGTGCTGCTTTTCGTCCCGTATATTTTGAGCGGACTTGCCTTAGCGCTGATCGGTATCATTGTCTGGTTCGTTTCGCCGCGCACTCCTGCCAGCCAAGCCTTACTGAGCGGCGGGCTTGCCGGCGGCCTGTTCGCTATTACCGGAGCCGACCTCTACTCGCCAAGCTGGTTTTTTCGGCTGCATGTCTTGGGCGAGGCGATGTTTCCCGCCGGCATGCTTATTCATCTGGCGCTCGTCTTTCCTACGGATCGTCTGCGTCGTTTCCGCAGACCGCTGTTGGCACTGCCGTATGTTGTCGCCTTTCTTCTGGTCGTTGCGTACGAATGGCATCTCTACAACCCCAGCGCCTACTCCGCGATTCACAATCTCTGTATGGTGCATGTCGGCCTCGGTGGGCTGATCCTCTTCGGCGCGGTCGTATGGGATTATTTCACGACGCATTCTCACCTGATTCGCCAACGGGTGCGCGTTCTCCTGCTCGGCTTCCTCGGCGGCTATACCTTGCCCGGCAGCGTCATGCTCGCCTCCGGTCTCACCGGCGGCGAAGTCGCCGTTAATTATGCCGGGTTCACCGTCTTTCTCTTCCCGCTCAGTATCGGGTATGCCATCGTCAAGCACGATCTCTTCGAAATCGACGCGTTGCTGAAACGTGGCGTCTTTTACCTAACGCTAACCGCCACGCTCACCCTCGGCTATGTCGCGCTCCTCGCCTTGCTGAACTGGACGCTCCACCCCAGTACATTCACCCAGTCCGCGATCTTCCCCTTGCTCTTCACCCTGGCCGTGGTCTTCTTTCTCAATCCCTTGAAGGAGTATCTCCAACGAGGGGTGGATCGTGTGTTCTTCCGTATTCGTTACGACCCTAAAAAGCAGCTTGAGGAGACCAGCGCGATCCTCGCTTCGACCTTGCAACTCGACGACATCCTCTCTCACCTGTGGAATACCATTCAAACTGCGCTCGGCGTACGGCACGGACAACTGTTGCTCCTCCAACCGACGCAGGAATACTATGCCAGCATCCATCCCGCGTCGGAGCAACACATACTTTTGCCAGCCGCCCACCCCATGATTCAAGAACTCCGGCAGCGGCGCGCCTTATCTTCCTACGATCTCGAAGCCAGACCTCTTTCCACCGACGTGCAGGACAGCATTCGCCACCAACTGCACCAGCTCAATGCGCAGCTCGTTATCCCGTTCGCGCTCAAAGGCGACATCATCGGGCTCATGACACTGGGTGCCAAAGAGTCCGGCACGTTCTTCACGGCGGACGATATCGATTTCCTGTGCGCGCTCGCCAATCAAGGGGCGCTGTCGATTTCCAATGCCCGCGCGTATCAGGCCATTCAAGAGTTCAACGCCGATTTGGAACGAAAGGTCGATGAACGCACGCAAGAGTTGGCCCAGACCAATGCCGAACTGCAAGCCTCACTGCGCCAACTCGAGCAGGCGTATCGCGATTTGCAACGCAGCCAGGAAAATCTCGTGCGTGCGGAAAAGATGGCCGCGCTCGGTCGCCTGACGGCCGGCATCGCGCATGAAATGAATACTCCGCTCGGGGCCTCGCTTACCTCGCTCAGGCTCCTCCAGGAACTCGTGGAGGAGTACCAATCGTCGATTGAAGATGCGACCGTACAAGCCGCGGATCATAAGGAGATCGCCGACGAGATGAACCAGTTGGTGCGTGCGACTCATCAATGGGTGGAAAAAGCCTCGGCTCATATTCGCAGCCTGAAAACTCATACTCGCGATCTCCGCGGCGACGAAGCGCAAATCTTTTCTGTCCTCCACGTCATCGAAGACACCGGGGTGCTCCTCGCCCATCGCCTGCGGCTGTCGCAATGCTCTCTCCTGGTCTCGTGCACGGCGCGCCATCCCGTCTTGTACGGCGATCCCGGCAAATTGGGGCAAGTGCTGACGAATCTGATCGTCAACGCTATCGACTCCTATCGTAATGCCGAGGACGACCGCGGAGAAATTGCCGTCGAGGTATCCGAACAAAACGGCATCCTGGAGATTCGTGTCCAGGATCACGGCAGTGGCATTCCGGCGGATCGTTTGGAACGGATTTTTGACGAATTTTTCTCTACCAAGCCGCTGGGAGAAGGCACGGGACTGGGGCTCCCCATTGCCCGTGACCTCGTCACTAACTTCTTCGGCGGGCAGCTCTCCGTGCGCTCGACGGTGGGCAAGGGCAGCGAGTTTCTTGTGCAGCTACCACGAAACAACCCCGACGAACGGGCGCGGCAAGATATGCAACTCCCGCTCTCCGTCCATAATGAATCGAGCGGGGAAGAGCACGCCCCGAGCTGAGCGAAGAGCGCGGTTCCTTCCGCAACTACTATTGAGGCAAAGCCGCAGCCGTCACCTCGGGAGGATGCAGGAAAATTTGCGCCGCCTTGCGGATATCTTCGGTACGGGTGCTCTCCAGAATGTGGGCAACGACCGAGAGTCGATGCGTGCCGCTTTCCAAGCGGTCCACACGGGCAAACTCGAAGCCGAAGCGTGGCCTCCGGCCTGGAGTGTCATCCGTGGACTCGCGCTCGTCGAAGAACAGCCGCTGTTCCAGACGTTGCAGCGCTCCTTCCAAACGCGCAAGCAAAAGGATGGCTCGTCCGTCGGGGAGTAAGAGCGCGGCCCACTGCGCGAGCCGCCCAGAGGCAGGTTTCCCGGTCTGCGTTGGTTGGCCCTCGATCAGTGCGCTTGGTGCCGTTTCTTCGAGGAAGACGCGGGCTCCGTCTTGGCGGAGGAAATCGATGTAGGCTTGGAGTTCGCCTCGCGCGAGGATCAGACTCGGTGGAATGCCGATCTTCAGCAGCACGGAGCTTTCCACGAAGTCGCGATAGAACAACAGATCGACTCGTCCACTCGTGCGGAACCCGAACGGCAGGGGAATCCAGTAGCGCGCGCGCCGCATTACCCGCACGGGACCATTACGATAACTGAGTAGTTCCGCGTGAATATCGGCGTCGGTCTTCTTCAGCGTCCATAAGCCGCCCAGAAAACGCACTTCGGCGGCGGCATGCACTCCCGCGATCCTATTCTCGCCCAGCTCGCCTCGGCTTTTGACAAAAGCCAGGTGGGTCGGCAGCGGCGCGTTAAAAGCCAACGCGTAACGCTCGGCATAGACGCGATCGCTGGCCTCCTCGTAGCGGGCACCAGCGCAATCGCTACACGCCAGCGGTGGCGGTTGCGCAAACGAACCAATATAAGCGAACCCGAGCGGGGCAACCACACTCCCAACTCGCACCTCTTGCCATGCCGTGGCACCAGCTGGCAGTTGTGCGAGCGTGCCGCGCGCGCCGAGATCTCGATTCAGGATGACCAGAACATCGTTCTCGTCGAACTCCCCGGCGCTCGTATCTACGTTCGGCTTCTTGCCTTGATCAAGCACCCAGCGGTCGCGCCGATCGCGCTCGTCAACTTGAAACGCAATTGGCAGTGGAGCGCCGTCGCGAAACACATAGGCACGTAGAGAAGAGATGGGGTGGCGAAGTAGGAGAAGAGTTTGTTTTCCCTCTATCGAAGCAACGCCGGGCACGACAGCCGAAAGAATCTGTTCGGCGGCTGCGTCTACAGGCTCAGCCCCGAGACCGC
Above is a window of Deltaproteobacteria bacterium DNA encoding:
- the lnt gene encoding apolipoprotein N-acyltransferase, with protein sequence MLLLLGAALYTIAAPPFDWSLAGWFALTPVFLVAADKSASSAFVVGLVYGVLFCVGMAYWVYFAVVSFFPLGVPLSLLGTALAYLFFIALYCGVAIAGAALLLRYAPPLLREIGIPALWVSAEFARTSLFSGFSWELLGYTQYHQLQLIQIADLTGVYGLSFLMAACGYVTAEAIRALKAPRSLAPASRLPATMPRFPWRAGLGLVGLLLLTVIYGSLRVRQYAQEPGPTPLTVALIEHPVPPNQRWNREHSTQVLEQYLTATRQALAGLTPHLIVWPEFAVDFYLAHEPRVRAQIGGVLSELRAPLLVGAPRLDRTKESIRYYNSAYLVAPGGDILADYDKQQLLPFAEYRPFGLSGLLPHSQESPSEFSPGVRSTVFPLSPAPFGVMICYEVTYPSLARQLAREGAQFLVNISNDAWLASAGNAALAQHFSMAVFRAVENRRPLVRLAAAGESGFIDASGHIRQRASFADGLLLGQVVPHTAQTVYTRHGDWFATCCVGLAGVSLFSTRLRSRDTRS
- a CDS encoding GAF domain-containing protein, with amino-acid sequence MDQPRWRTITAALLASVVLGLALTCTVTSIRWVGTSFPGFFIMANGVIASVSLPYWSSAQFHSIYQHAVTAINNQPIHDSQEFYATVRQLPPDSPITYTIEKDGSVSQVTLPSQIFTREDYVLLFVPYILSGLALALIGIIVWFVSPRTPASQALLSGGLAGGLFAITGADLYSPSWFFRLHVLGEAMFPAGMLIHLALVFPTDRLRRFRRPLLALPYVVAFLLVVAYEWHLYNPSAYSAIHNLCMVHVGLGGLILFGAVVWDYFTTHSHLIRQRVRVLLLGFLGGYTLPGSVMLASGLTGGEVAVNYAGFTVFLFPLSIGYAIVKHDLFEIDALLKRGVFYLTLTATLTLGYVALLALLNWTLHPSTFTQSAIFPLLFTLAVVFFLNPLKEYLQRGVDRVFFRIRYDPKKQLEETSAILASTLQLDDILSHLWNTIQTALGVRHGQLLLLQPTQEYYASIHPASEQHILLPAAHPMIQELRQRRALSSYDLEARPLSTDVQDSIRHQLHQLNAQLVIPFALKGDIIGLMTLGAKESGTFFTADDIDFLCALANQGALSISNARAYQAIQEFNADLERKVDERTQELAQTNAELQASLRQLEQAYRDLQRSQENLVRAEKMAALGRLTAGIAHEMNTPLGASLTSLRLLQELVEEYQSSIEDATVQAADHKEIADEMNQLVRATHQWVEKASAHIRSLKTHTRDLRGDEAQIFSVLHVIEDTGVLLAHRLRLSQCSLLVSCTARHPVLYGDPGKLGQVLTNLIVNAIDSYRNAEDDRGEIAVEVSEQNGILEIRVQDHGSGIPADRLERIFDEFFSTKPLGEGTGLGLPIARDLVTNFFGGQLSVRSTVGKGSEFLVQLPRNNPDERARQDMQLPLSVHNESSGEEHAPS